The following DNA comes from Diorhabda carinulata isolate Delta chromosome 3, icDioCari1.1, whole genome shotgun sequence.
CCATGCTCTCAACTCTCAACTTCCATTAGCAGTGATGAGACAAGTTTTTTGGAACGCAGATCTTTCCCATCTCCAATTAATCAGAATCTGATGAACGATGATGTGATTCGAATTCAACCGATCAATTTGATCATCAACCGTTGATCTGAACCTCTAGATATCGGTTTTTGCAGTTGAATGCTTTCCGCTTCGTGATTGATCTTCCATCGATGTTTCTCGTCTTCATTCTTCATAGATTTGACAAAATTTCTATCGGACTTTGCCGAAATTGAAGGCAAAATCTGATACCATAACTTCATCAACTATTTTCGTAACGCACTTCAAAAAACGACCTAGTGACTCATGTTCAAATTCGTAGTATACGCTATTGGTCGCTAAGCTGTAATCTTTATGATCCCTCTTTGATGATTACTCCGGAAAAGttaaattagtggaagaaatCCGTTCTAAATGATCAACAAAAGAAATGGCAGTACATCCGACGTCCGAAAGAGATTCCATGGAACAGAGAGCCCAtggcaaataaaaaaagtgatggcTATATTTTTTGAGACGGCGAGGGTATCCTCTTGATTGGCTTTTAGGGATCAAATATAACCGGGAACGCGGCATATTACTATTACTAACTACTAAGGCAGTTTcgtcaaaaattatcgaaaaaagggGCGGGAAAATTCACTGTGCGCGAATGTGGCTTTACAGACGTTGAACTTCCACCACCTTAGAGTCCTGGTTTGGTTTTCTATTTATGTTTGTTCAGAATTCATGGGTATTATTGTATTTTACATGGATTTATAGAATATGTATTTCGTACTGATGAGGTTCAATTACAACACAACTACAAGTTACGCATTATATAGACTGGCAGCCTTGAAAGCCgaaaaaagacgaaaaaaaCCTGGGAATCAACGGGAATTATCTAATAAACGGATTTTCAGCCAATCTCAAAACCCTTCCGACTGATTCACCTGAAGCTTTTAGGGTCTCATGatgttttttcacttatttcactCTCCATTAACGTATCTTTTCGGATTacctaatttttgtcttttattaaTCTCCTTTTTCTACtagaatttatagtttttattgtattcgaTAAGATTTAGTACTTAAGCCTGTACACTCCTAATGGGAACCAACTTCGCAGTTAAGTGATTCCAAGTGCAGCAGTGGAGcaagaatttgtaaaattaaaaaaataatttttattatactcgtatttacaaaaataattattcatcatCATAAAAGTTTAGCGAATTCACGAAATTTCCAAATAGAAGGGAGTTTGATTGTCAATTTTCATTAGACACCCTCATTCGCAACTCAATCCGCCCCTGACGGTGAAGAAATGCAACTCGGAACGCAGTTTTCGCGACCCCATCCAACCAGACCTATTTTGTTTTTCACGTAGTTCACAACTGCAGCTGTGCTTTAAGCCCTTAAATTAATCcaatctaattttcattttacacCTCGCATCTTTACAAAGGCTGCCGAAATCGAtccaaaaaagaaattaaaacgTAGGTGATGATGCGGTTTATCGAGTAGTAGCGTATTAGTGCCCGAATATGGTCAACAGGCTATAAGGTCATTTCAACTCGTAAATCATTTCACCTTGTTGTTTACGAAACGTAAGTAGTTATTTTTTAGGTGTTGTTTTTTACCCTACGTAAATTCTCTTCTTGTAATTATGCATTTTGAGAGGGCCCAATCGATACTCTCGTAGTTGAtgcaatttattgatttttccattgaaaattgtctaaTTACACTggtcaacaaaaataaatattttttcctatatcCGAAAACGTTTTAAGAGTTTAAACTTGAAAGCAAAcccaaaattttctattttataactaataataattctatttgatcgtaaagtagaaaataacaaaggatTCTGCCGTTTTTAAGGACGTCctattgtgaaaataattcaaaattataatagaagattctttttatattcaattttccaaatagacaaatatttatgagtcgatatggctttattgtttttcaaaatattctccattaataaCAATACACGTTTGAACTCATTTTCCATTttgattgaggtacctccaaaacatgtgatttgaacgcatcttCAGgtgttgacctcgcaatttattttgatcCAATCCACTGTGGTTTCGCTTTCCGAGGCCACTGTACGCGAATCATACAGATTGAACACCCACTATATATCCCAGATCTGGCTCCGTCCGATTATTCTATGTTCGCAAATCTGAATGCCGAGTTGAGGGGTAAAGGtgacatatttttatagactagaaaaaaatgtttgtcccGATTAATTCGAGAAGTATTAGCCCCAAAATGAATACTTATACATCttcaaaatagtttcaaaaacacattttgttttaaattaaaatattagtgTACGATACgttaatcgaaaaattttttttagtgtagACTATAAGTATTAATAAGATATGTATGCGTGTGGTCGACTTTTACTtcgaaattttagtataatttttcattttcgcgaaaaaaatatgttgtttcaTGTAATtgctgcaatttcttttttcttaaatttattacgTTGTGCTCAATTTACGAGAGTAGTTAAATTGGTTAACGTTGACGTGCAGGTGTAAAATATAAGTCTGGACTAACaaatatatacagtatgtttaCTAGAAACTTCCAGatgtatttaatataaatacgttATTCAGAAAACGGTTTAACACtgcagaataattttttttatagaacactctgtattctgttttaaaattattcacaaatataaaGGGTCCTCCCCGATAATGTACCTCGgcagattatttttttatggatcattctgtattctatttaaaaataattttcaaatatacggGGTGTTCCCCAATAAGGTAACTCGgcagaattgatttttttatgaaacattctgtattgtatttcaaaattatttaaaaatatacagggtcttcCCCGATAATGTACCTCGGCAGATTGTTTTTTTATGGATCATTctgtattctatttaaaaataattttcaaatatacggGGTGTTCCCCAATAAGGTAACTCGgcagaattgatttttttatgaaacattctgtattgtatttcaaaattatttaaaaatatacagggtcctCCCCGATAATGTACCTCGgcagattatttttttatggatcattctgtattctatttaaacataattttcaaatatacggGGTGTTCCCCAATAAGGTAACTCGgcagaattgatttttttatgaaacattctgtattttatttcaaaattatttaaaaatatacagggtcttcCCCGATAATGTACCTCGGCAGATTGTTTTTTTATGGATCATTctgtattctatttaaaaataattttcaaatatacggGGTGTTCCCCAATAAGGTAACTCGgcagaattgatttttttatgaaacattccgtattttatttcaaaattatttaaaaatatacagggtcttcCCCGATAATGTACCTCGgcagattatttttttatggatcattctgtattctatttaaaaataattttcaaatatacggGGTATTCCCCAATAAGGTAACTCGgcagaattgatttttttatgaaacattctgtattttatttcaaaattatttaaaaatatacagggtcttcCCCGATAATGTACCTCGgcagattatttttttatggatcattctgtattctatttaaacataattttctaatatacgGGGTGTTCCCCAATAAGGTAACTCGgcagaattgatttttttatgaaacattctgtattttatttcaaaattatttaaaaatatacagggtcttcCCCGATAATGTACCTCGgcagattatttttttatggatcattctgtattctatttaaacataattttcaaatatacggGATGTTCCCCAATAAGGTAACTCGgcagaattgatttttttatgaaacattctgtattttatttcaaaattatttaaaaatatacagggtcttcCCCGATAATGTACCTCGgcagattatttttttatggatcattctgtattctatttaaacataattttctaatatacgGGGTGTTCCCCAATAAGGTAACTCGgcagaattgatttttttatgaaacattctgtattttatttcaaaattatttaaaaatatacagggtcttcCCCGATAATGTACCTCGGCAGATTGTTTTTTTATGGATCATTctgtattctatttaaaaataattttcaaatatacggGGTGTTCCCCAATAAGGTAACTCGgcagaattgatttttttatgaaacattctgtattttatttcaaaattatttaaaaatatacagggtcttcCCCGATAATGTACCTCGgcagattatttttttatggatcattctgtattctatttaaacataattttctaatatacgGGGTGTTCCCCAATAAGGTAACTCGgcagaattgatttttttatgaaacattctgtattttatttcaaaattatttaaaaatatacagggtcttcCCCGATAATGTACCTCGGCAGATTGTTTTTTTATGGATCATTCTGTATTctatttaaacataattttcaaatatacggGGTGTTCCCCAATAAGGTAACTCGgcagaattgatttttttatgaaacattctgtattgtatttcaaaattatttaaaaatatacagggtcttcCCCGATAATGTACCTCGGCAGATTGTTTTTTTATGGATCATTctgtattctatttaaaaataattttcaaatatacggGGTGTTCCCCAATAAGGTAACTCGgcagaattgatttttttatgaaacattctgtattgtatttcaaaattatttaaaaatatacagggtcttcCCCGATAATGTACCTCGgcagattatttttttatggatcattctgtattctatttaaacataattttctaatatacgGGGTGTTCCCCAATAAGGTAACTCGgcagaattgatttttttatgaaacattctgtattgtatttcaaaattatttgaaaatatacagggtcttcCCCGATAATGTACCTCGGCAGATTGTTTTTTTATGGATCATTctgtattctatttaaaaataattttcaaatatacggGGTCTTTCCCAATAATGTAACTCGACAGAATTGTCTGTTCATGGAACATTATGTgttctattttcaaattgtttacatatacagggtgtttcaaaaaagatgatcccgtctctaggataaatagaaaactgaaaaatatgtgGGGtgtgctcagtaaaaaattttcgtacgTATTCAATATATAGGGCGccgaagaaaaatatatatacacacacacacacacatacacattttttacgattttctcGCAACtattggcaacattgtattgaaattttatatgaatatgttttgtaagctgatacatccaatgaatttgtttttatctctgactctcatagagggcgatAGTTACagggttcgtaccaagtagtattgaagaTAACTTTTTCGATGCATACcgtacaaaattattttcgctatatatatgtaattttaaCTTTAGCTATTTTGAACGCTTAATTTATGTTTGACAATCGGatgattgtttttgaaaattttatatggaaatgatatttttggCAGTTGAATTTGAATGTGTTTGACATCACATTTCCATCCCCCTTTTCTTTATTTGTCCTATTTATTTTTCAGGTCATAACGCCTAAAAAATTCAACGATGTCTACTTATACGACATGCCGCCTTCGAGATGTTCGCCGGTTTCATCGGGTGTGAGTCCGGGCTTAAATACCCGGGATCAGACCAACGACTGTTACGACGTCCCTCCCCGCGCTATCCCCGTaggtaatgaaaattttaggaaTTGTCCTAGATGTTCTCCCGCTCCTTCTTGCGCCTCACCGATTAGTAGAGATTCAGGTGAAACGTATGACATTCCCCGACAACatttaggtatttttttttgttattttattttttataattttattttgaagctttcattttcttttaaatatttttttccaaaaaaatttcgtttattttcaatctacatttattatattatcatttttttcgatataaatagttagtatagtaataaaaaattcaaaacttatttttaaaaattttctaacctcattttttactactattattaatatcaacaattacaagtttattttccaaaatttagaaaaaaaattgaatatagtaatttttatgtacaaataaattcccattttttatataaatagtattACGTTAACCAACAAATGAATGCCAAGtatctaaaaatctaattttgtttCACATAAACTAAATTTCCCCctcatttttttctacttttttagaacctttattttgtgttttatcgTGTGTTTTACGGTTTATTAATGTTTATAGGCAATTAAAGGACGTCGTTAATTGTATTATGACCCTGTATAGTGAtcgatgtttaaaaaaaatgctctcgaacaattttttttcttctaatttttgatttaaatatttagtgTTTTATGGAGTGTTTCACAACTACAGTTCCTTGATCAAGAAAGAACAAATTTCTACTGTAATTGAAAGTTTTGATCCAAATATTGATTATAACTAATACTTGATTGTTTTACTGCATGTTTATTAGATAAAAGTTTTACAGACCATTAATTTTGATTCTAGTATCGAGTGATGTCTTGCGTGTTTTATGACTTTTAATACACTAAGTTTCGTTTTGAGTTTTGAtcgtttgttttataattaaaacactAAGTTTCTTGGACATTTTTAGTGTTTTATAGCGTGCTTTATGACTTACAATACACAGGTTCTAAATACCATAAAAATCGTTACTTTTCTTTTCAATGTTAAGTGTTTTACTACTTGTTTTATGAGTGAGTTTTATAGATCTATAAACCCTTAATTTTGATCTAACTATTGAGTGTTTTATCGCGcgtttaatatttaaaacatttcgAACACCAaaagtaaaaaactttttttctgtaattatgcattttcatcaaaattttgagTGTTTTATTGCGTGTTTTACGACTTTCACAGTATGTTTCATAGACCATTGAAAACGTTAATTTTGATCTAAATATCGAGTGTTTTATCGCGTGTTTTATGATTAAAACATCGAGTGTTTTTGGTCTGCCAAagtaaaaagatattttttctgtaattatacatttttctgAATGTTTGAGTGTTATACTGCgtgttttatgactttaaatacACTAATTTAATAGGccattgaaaaatgtgaattttacttcaaaaattgagtatttgATCGCCTGTTTTATATATCAACATACTAAATCTCTTAGACAGTAaaaccaaaaagaaattttttgtattattgagaattttcaCCAGAAGATTTGGTTTTTTACAGCGTGCTTTATGATTTACAATATTCTAAATTTCATACACTATCaaaatcgttaatttttttctcaatattgaatgttttaccGCGTGTTTTATGACTTTGAATACACAAAGTTTCGTAGGCCATTTAAAAACGTGAAATTTGCTCTAAATATTGAGTGTTTGATCGCGTGTGTTATAATTAAAACACTTAGTTTCTTAGGcattaaaaccaaaaagaaaTTATCTCTATCACCGCGAATTTCCATCAGAAGATTTAGTGTTTTACAGCGTGCTTTATGATTTACAATGCACTAAATTTCATACACTATCaaaatcgttaatttttttctcaatattgaCTGCTGGATCGCGTATTTTATAATCATAATACTAAGTTCCTTAAGTAGTAAAACggaaaaaaatttctctatCGTTGTGAATTTTTAGTGCTTTACCGCGTGTTTTATGacttataatataaaattagttttctcaatattatatgaaatgtttatttatagGAGTACCGAATCAACTGACCCCTTCCAGTTCAGCAAGTTCCTTAACGGCGGATTCGTTGAGTTCATCAAACCGCAGCAGTCTGGCGAATATGCCCGATTACGACGTCCCGAAGCCCCATAACCGAGGACCCCAACTAGTGTTACAGACAACATCCAATTACGACGTTCCCTCGCAAATTTCCAAAGAACTACCGTTGGAATTGAATTCTGCTCTCGAAAATCTCGAGAGATTACAGACTGATACAACGAGCGCAATATCGAAACTCCTAGGATTCGTCGGACCGCAATGGAggacaaaagaaaaattagaacaaaCCATAATGGAAATCAAATTATCCGTTACCAGATTACGGACGTCCCTACACGATTTGGCGGATTTCGGCGAAGGTACACTCGGAAACGCCGCTAGGGCTTCCGATAAAAATTTAGCCGGGAAATTGACGCCTCTAGTATCGGCCATAAGGATATCGAACGCCCTCGTCCAAAAAGCCGCCGACGAATTGAATACGCACAATTGGTCGATAGATCTATTAGCCAGACCGGAAGAGGAAGACACCGTCAAAAAACCGGACGAATTAGAGCAATTGGTCGCTTGTTCGCGCGCTCTAACCGAAGACATACGACAAATCGCGTCATTCATACAAGGCAACGGTCTGTTGTTATTCAAAAAGGATCCGACCAACGATTGGAACGAAGAATACGATTACGTTAGTTTGGATTCCAAAGAAAACGTATCGAAAAATCACGCCGATATAATGAAAACCCTACCGAAAAATTTACGAAAAGGTTACGATAATTGCGTCAAACACGCCGACGACGTCGCCTTCGACGTCGATCCCAAAACCGCCGTCGGTCTAGATCCGGACGATAAGC
Coding sequences within:
- the LOC130891757 gene encoding breast cancer anti-estrogen resistance protein 1 isoform X1; protein product: MPQQMDIPSQHCLARALYDNVPDTPDELQFRKGDTLIVLEQNTANIEGWWLCSLRGKQGICPANRLRLIPGVYEDTGQITRGVSPHQFSEQGDFNSLQRQGKRRSWHVLPNQVITPKKFNDVYLYDMPPSRCSPVSSGVSPGLNTRDQTNDCYDVPPRAIPVGNENFRNCPRCSPAPSCASPISRDSGETYDIPRQHLGVPNQLTPSSSASSLTADSLSSSNRSSLANMPDYDVPKPHNRGPQLVLQTTSNYDVPSQISKELPLELNSALENLERLQTDTTSAISKLLGFVGPQWRTKEKLEQTIMEIKLSVTRLRTSLHDLADFGEGTLGNAARASDKNLAGKLTPLVSAIRISNALVQKAADELNTHNWSIDLLARPEEEDTVKKPDELEQLVACSRALTEDIRQIASFIQGNGLLLFKKDPTNDWNEEYDYVSLDSKENVSKNHADIMKTLPKNLRKGYDNCVKHADDVAFDVDPKTAVGLDPDDKQLLTFYAAQVVNHHENLTHAIDAFLRTVEHNQPPKIFLAHGKFVVLSAHKLVLIGDTVHRNITCREIKERSLSCSNALSDALATSVNKTKQAALQFPSVNAVQEMVDSVVDISHSAKDLKVCLVQAAVSF
- the LOC130891757 gene encoding breast cancer anti-estrogen resistance protein 1 isoform X2 encodes the protein MPQQMDIPSQHCLARALYDNVPDTPDELQFRKGDTLIVLEQNTANIEGWWLCSLRGKQGICPANRLRLIPGVYEDTGQITRGVSPHQFSEQGDFNSLQRQGKRRSWHVLPNQVITPKKFNDVYLYDMPPSRCSPVSSGVSPGLNTRDQTNDCYDVPPRAIPVGVPNQLTPSSSASSLTADSLSSSNRSSLANMPDYDVPKPHNRGPQLVLQTTSNYDVPSQISKELPLELNSALENLERLQTDTTSAISKLLGFVGPQWRTKEKLEQTIMEIKLSVTRLRTSLHDLADFGEGTLGNAARASDKNLAGKLTPLVSAIRISNALVQKAADELNTHNWSIDLLARPEEEDTVKKPDELEQLVACSRALTEDIRQIASFIQGNGLLLFKKDPTNDWNEEYDYVSLDSKENVSKNHADIMKTLPKNLRKGYDNCVKHADDVAFDVDPKTAVGLDPDDKQLLTFYAAQVVNHHENLTHAIDAFLRTVEHNQPPKIFLAHGKFVVLSAHKLVLIGDTVHRNITCREIKERSLSCSNALSDALATSVNKTKQAALQFPSVNAVQEMVDSVVDISHSAKDLKVCLVQAAVSF